A single region of the Brachypodium distachyon strain Bd21 chromosome 3, Brachypodium_distachyon_v3.0, whole genome shotgun sequence genome encodes:
- the LOC100834728 gene encoding syndetin: protein MRSDAPPPTAPSASSSSSSPSLFGGGELFESGAPSPLVFLPLLLIQGGGMDLSRVGERLLGSVRSARSLGLLPPTPSSAPPRPEVPARAAAAAAAARAIAGLPPHERINLPSNSEDLVSIYGSNPQGPAVDELEEVFYEEEFDPIKFILANISEEGSDASYFDKQSTLRLAQLDKIAERLSHHVMGHHEEMVKGMQLVMELEQDLKVANVICMNGRRHISSSKNEVSRDLVVNVKSKKKQALLDVLPVLTELRHAQDMQLELETYVEKENYFQAFQLLPEYLQILENYSGLSAVQEMGRGIEAWLARTIQKLDIRLLGVCQTFSEESYLTVIDAFALMGDIVGMAEKMQSFFLQEVLSQTHFVLKEMLEEEVGNNTQRNRFTYSDLCVQVPESKLRPCLLKTLESIFSLMRSYFAIMSFCPDEKNNTSQSPSKTSADSGKVHSSAVVNQDGFAAEKSDRTSSSDVNNPDTSTSGTDAPFYQLRADATKLVAYTFERGRRNLWQLATSRLSVLLSSSAVCSTSTYQFLKNYEDLTIFILAGEAFCGFEASEFRQKLKTVCLNYVVTFHRQNIYALKMVLEKESWTIMCAEASQIISLAGLTGDGAALISPTSRSSTLPTCFRGNISVSNIGRQKNGFASWFEIENPFFFKLENGSTESPKSNALFNSSVGNNPVHGSHGNGNNSPFDEENEDLLADFIDEDSQLPSRILKTKTVKGNSSYWKDGDISSQTGSSLSLLRMMDKYARLMQKLEMVNVELFKGIFQLFGIFYLHIYETFGYQDRSQSGKPLLDSQSFRLKAALSKITQDSDQWIKPQNSLYAPSSPLSINSTITHMDVMPTAPPSSMFTSYGLKERCAAAETVSLVARVLNRSRSHLHSVLSQNNTSVVEEFFGTLVDTVPDLAEHIHRTSARMLLHINGYPDKIANAKWEVKELGIEHNGYVDLLLGEFKHYKTRLDHGGISKELQQLLLEYGIESIAEVLVEGLSRVKRCTDEGRALMSLDLQVLINGLQHIVSSNVKPKLQIVDTFVKAYYLPETEYVHWARSHPEYSKTQVVGLVNLVATMKGWKRKTRTETIERIEAGP from the exons ATGCGGagcgacgcgccgccgcccaccgcgccctcggcctcgtcctcctcctcctctccgtctctcttcggcggcggcgagctcttTGAGTCGGGGGCCCCCTCGCCCCTCGTTTTCCTGCCCCTGCTCCTGATCCAgggcggcggcatggacctctCCCGCGTCGGCGAGAGGCTCCTCGGCTCCGTCCGCTCCGCGCGCTCCCTCGGCCTCCTTCCCCCGACCCCTTCCTCGGCCCCTCCCCGCCCCGAG GTTCCAGctcgagctgctgctgccgcggctGCTGCACGTGCAATCGCCGGTTTGCCGCCACACGAGAGGATCAACCTGCCGTCCAATTCGGAGGACCTGGTCTCGATCTACGGGAGCAACCCGCAGGGGCCTGCCGTGGATGAGCTTGAGGAGGTTTTCTATGAGGAG GAGTTTGACCCGATAAAGTTCATTTTGGCAAATATTTCCGAAGAAGGCAGCGATGCCTCCTATTTTGATAAGCAG TCTACTTTGAGGTTAGCACAGCTTGACAAGATTGCAGAACGGTTATCACATCATGTTATGGGTCACCATGAAGAAATGG TGAAGGGGATGCAGTTGGTGATGGAGTTAGAACAAGACTTAAAGGTTGCGAATGTAATCTGCATG AATGGTCGAAGGCACATATCCTCCTCCAAGAATGAGGTGTCAAGGGATCTGGTTGTCAATGTAAaatcaaagaagaaacaagCTTTGCTG GATGTTCTTCCTGTTCTTACAGAACTTCGACATGCTCAAGATATGCAGTTGGAGCTTGAAACTTATGTTGAGAAGGAAAATTACTTTCAG GCATTTCAATTATTGCCAGAGTATTTGCAAATCCTGGAGAATTATTCAGGACTTTCTGCTGTACAAGAAATGGGACGAGGGATTGAG GCATGGTTAGCACGGACAATCCAAAAATTGGACATCCGTTTGCTTGGAGTTTGTCAAACATTCAGTGAAGAAAGCTATCTAACC GTGATTGATGCATTCGCACTGATGGGTGACATTGTTGGCATGGCTGAAAAGATGCAGAGTTTCTTTTTGCAAGAAGTACTCTCTCAGACACATTTTGTCCTGAAAGAAATGTTGGAAGAG GAGGTGGGAAATAATACGCAGAGAAATAG ATTTACATATAGTGATCTGTGTGTTCAAGTTCCTGAGTCCAAACTTCGCCCCTGCTTGTTAAAAACTCTTGAGAGCATATTTTCATTGATGCGATCTTATTTTGCTATCATGAGCTTTTGCCCAGATGAAAAG AATAACACATCTCAGAGTCCAAGCAAAACTTCAGCTGATTCAGGAAAAGTTCATTCAAGTGCAGTAGTCAATCAGGATGGTTTTGCAGCCGAAAAGAGTGACAGAACATCATCTTCTGATGTCAACAATCCTGATACTAGCACATCAGGAACTGATGCTCCATTCTATCAACTGAGAGCAGATGCTACAAAACTTGTTGCATATACATTTGAAAGGGGGCGGAGAAATCTCTGGCAATTGGCAACAAGTCGCTTGTCTGTTTTACTGTCTTCTTCAGCTGTTTGTTCAACTAGCACATACCAATTTCTGAAGAACTATGAAGATCTCACCATATTCATTTTGGCTGGTGAAGCATTTTGTGGGTTTGAAGCTAGTGAGTTCCGGCAGAAGTTGAAGACTGTCTGTTTGAACTACGTAGTGACCTTTCACCGgcaaaatatatat GCACTTAAAATGGTACTGGAAAAGGAATCTTGGACAATAATGTGTGCTGAAGCTTCACAAATAATTAGTTTAGCAGGACTTACTGGTGATGGTGCTGCGCTGATTTCGCCTACCAGCCGTAGTTCCACCTTGCCAACATGTTTCCGTGGAAATATTTCTGTGTCTAATATAGGGAGGCAAAAGAATGGATTTGCTTCCTGGTTTGAGATTgaaaaccctttttttttcaagttaGAGAATGGCTCCACAGAATCCCCCAAGTCTAATGCGCTGTTCAACTCATCAGTTGGCAATAATCCTGTCCATGGTAGTCATGGTAATGGAAATAATTCACCTTTTGATGAAGAGAATGAGGACCTTCTCGCTGATTTCATTGATGAAGATAGCCAATTGCCCAGTAGGatcttgaaaacaaaaaccgTTAAAGGCAATTCTTCATATTGGAAAGATGGAGACATTTCATCGCAGACAGGATCATCACTTTCTTTATTAAG GATGATGGATAAATATGCCCGACTTATGCAAAAGCTGGAAATGGTCAATGTTGAGCTTTTTAAG GGCATTTTCCAACTTTTTGGCATTTTTTATCTCCACATATACGAGACATTTGGGTACCAGGACAGGAGTCAAAGTGGCAAGCCGTTACTTGATTCCCAATCAT TTCGGCTTAAAGCTGCTTTATCAAAAATAACACAAGACTCCGATCAGTGGATCAAACCACAGAACAGTCTGTATGCACCGTCATCACCTTTATCAATAAATTCGACTATCACTCATATGGATGTGATGCCTACTGCGCCTCCAAGTTCAATGTTCACCTCCTATGGGTTAAAG GAGAGGTGTGCAGCTGCCGAAACAGTATCATTGGTTGCTCGAGTTTTGAACAGATCTAGGTCTCATCTACATTCAGTGTTGTCTCAAAATAACACTTCTGTTGTTGAAGAGTTTTTTGGCACACTG GTGGACACTGTTCCAGATTTGGCTGAGCACATTCACAGGACAAGTGCACGGATGCTTTTGCATATCAATGG GTATCCAGATAAAATAGCAAATGCCAAATGGGAGGTCAAGGAGCTTGGAATAGAGCACAATGG ATACGTTGATTTGTTATTGGGTGAGTTCAAACATTACAAGACAAGATTGGACCATGGAGGAATTTCCAAGGAG CTCCAACAACTCTTGCTGGAGTATGGCATAGAGAGCATCGCAGAAGTTTTAGTGGAAGGACTCTCTAGAGTAAAGCGGTGCACTGATGAAGGACGTGCCTTGATGTCACTTGACCTTCAG GTACTAATTAATGGTCTGCAACACATTGTATCATCGAATGTTAAGCCGAAGCTGCAAATTGTGGATACTTTTGTAAAG GCTTATTATTTGCCGGAGACGGAGTATGTTCACTGGGCACGATCTCATCCA GAGTACAGCAAGACTCAGGTCGTCGGGTTGGTTAACCTGGTTGCCACCATGAAAGGATGGAAAAGGAAAACGAGGACAGAAACCATTGAGAGGATTGAGGCGGGACCATAG
- the LOC100835034 gene encoding cyclin-dependent protein kinase inhibitor SMR1, with amino-acid sequence MSASPEFYKPAPVFSPCSSPLLLHGDAVAAAADQGTAWEEQCCRTPKGAGTGLGPAAGTCPPAPRKPRAPAAPCRKRLFEVEVFSLRLEELERLFWRPQPQPQRTPPPDKKTAKRRRVAPPPPPPQPEPSKS; translated from the coding sequence ATGTCGGCGTCCCCGGAGTTCTACAAGCCGGCGCCGGTGTTCTCGCCGTGCAGCTCGCCGCTACTCCTGCACGGggacgccgtcgccgcagcagcagatcAGGGAACCGCGTGGGAGGAGCAGTGCTGCCGGACGCCGAAGGGAGCGGGGACCGGGCtggggccggcggccgggacgTGCCCACCGGCGCCGAGGAAGCCGCGGGCTCCCGCCGCGCCGTGCCGGAAGCGGCTGTTCGAGGTGGAGGTCTTCAGCCTGCGGCTCGAGGAGCTGGAGCGCCTCTTCTGGcgcccgcagccgcagccgcagcgcacgccgccgccagacAAGAAGACCGCCAAGCGCCGCAGGgtggctcctccgccgccgccaccgcagccgGAGCCCAGCAAGAGCTAG
- the LOC100835344 gene encoding carotene epsilon-monooxygenase, chloroplastic, with amino-acid sequence MPAAALAFASTFAPPQPWVPRRPHPRHARLRLPPPRSGGGDNNKPTTSWVSPDWLTSLSRSLVGRGGGGGDGSGIPVASAKLDDVRDLLGGALFLPLFKWFREEGPVYRLAAGPRDFVIVSDPAVAKHVLRGYGTRYEKGLVAEVSEFLFGSGFAIAEGALWTVRRRAVVPSLHKRFISVMVEKVFCKCAERLVEKLETYALSSEPVNMEARFSQMTLDVIGLSLFNYNFDSLTSDSPVIDAVYTALKEAEARSTDLLPYWQIDLLRKIVPRQIKAEKAVNIIRNTVEELITKCKTIVDAENEQIEGDEYVNEADPSILRFLLASREEVNSSQLRDDLLSMLVAGHETTGSVLTWTVYLLSKDPAALRRAQDEVDRVLQGRLPRYEDVKELKYLMRCINESMRLYPHPPVLIRRAIVDDVLPGNYKVKAGQDIMISVYNIHRSPEVWDRADEFVPERFDLEGPVPNESNTDFRFVPFSGGPRKCVGDQFALLEAIVALAVVLQKIDIQLVADQEINMTTGATIHTTNGLYMNVSLRRVEQEPELALSDSR; translated from the exons atGCCCGCCGCGGCGCTCGCCTTCGCTTCCACCTTCGCTCCGCCCCAGCCGTGGGTCCCACGGAGGCCGCATCCTCGCCACGCCCGCCTCCGTCTGCCCCCTCCAaggagcggcggtggcgacaACAACAAGCCCACCACCTCGTGGGTCAGTCCCGACTGGCTCACGTCGCTGTCCCGCTCGCTGGTCggcaggggaggcggcggtggagacgGCTCGGGGATCCCCGTCGCGTCCGCCAAGCTCGACGACGTGCGGGACCTCCTCGGGGGCGCGCTCTTCCTCCCGCTCTTCAAGTGGTTCCGCGAGGAAGGGCCCGTCTACCGCCTCGCTGCGGGTCCGCGCGACTTCGTAATCGTCAGCGACCCCGCAGTCGCCAAGCACGTCCTCCGCGGGTACGGCACGCGGTACGAGAAGGGGCTCGTCGCCGAGGTCTCCGAGTTCCTGTTTGGCTCCGGGTTCGCCATCGCCGAGGGAGCGCTCTGGAcg GTGAGACGAAGAGCAGTTGTACCATCTTTACACAAAAGATTTATCTCAGTGAtggttgaaaaagtattttgtAAATGTGCTGAGAGATTAGTGGAGAAACTCGAAACATATGCTTTGAGTAGTGAACCTGTTAATATGGAAGCAAGGTTTTCTCAAATGACTTTAGATGTGATTGGTTTGTCCTTGTTCAACTACAATTTTGATTCCCTCACATCAGATAGTCCTGTTATTGATGCTGTTTATACTGCACTCAAAGAAGCAGAGGCTCGCTCAACAGATCTTTTACCATACTGGCAG aTTGATTTACTGCGCAAGATAGTTCCTAGACAGATAAAAGCAGAAAAGGCAGTTAACATAATAAGGAATACCGTTGAAGAACTGATTACGAAGTGCAAGACAATTGTAGATGCTGAAAATGAACAGATTGAGGGTGATGAATATGTAAACGAGGCAGATCCTAGCATCTTGCGCTTTTTACTTGCGAGCCGTGAAGAG GTCAACAGTTCGCAGTTACGTGATGATCTGTTGTCAATGTTAGTTGCTGGTCATGAAACAACAGGTTCTGTCCTGACATGGACTGTTTATCTTCTGAGTAAG GATCCAGCAGCGCTAAGGAGAGCTCAGGATGAGGTAGATCGTGTTCTACAAGGTAGACTCCCCAGATATGAAGATGTAAAAGAGCTGAAGTACTTGATGCGCTGTATAAATGAGTCTATGAGGCTATACCCACACCCCCCT GTGCTGATACGGCGTGCAATAGTTGATGATGTTCTTCCTGGAAACTACAAGGTTAAGGCAGGTCAAGATATAATGATTTCAGTGTACAATATACACAGATCACCTGAG GTATGGGACAGAGCGGATGAATTTGTTCCAGAGAGATTTGATCTGGAGGGACCAGTTCCAAATGAGTCAAACACTGATTTCAG GTTTGTCCCTTTCAGCGGAGGTCCTCGAAAATGTGTTGGAGATCAGTTTGCTCTTTTAGAAGCAATTGTGGCACTTGCAGTTGTCTTGCAGAAGATTGACATTCAGCTTGTGGCTGATCAAGAAATCAACATGACCACTGGGGCCACGATTCATACAACCAAT GGCTTGTATATGAATGTTAGTCTGCGTAGAGTTGAGCAGGAACCTGAGTTAGCACTGAG TGACTCGCGATAG
- the LOC100844475 gene encoding RING-H2 finger protein ATL74 has protein sequence MATASSHARRLAARNEVTTATPAVGPSQTTSGRGPAAQFDLSSGAATAVVFLSIVLCFILLCTYCRCARQRARAGRAAAGFPTAAFLLRPADAASLPVVPYAGATTKGQERDCPVCLEEFGDDDGVKVVPACGHVFHAACIDRWLGVRNSCPVCRCAVVCYCAAAGDGRDASVAAGAGDGDDDQEVVLERVVAMIEAIREEQAAARRAQGSAAAGGR, from the coding sequence ATGGCCACGGCGTCGTCGCACGCGAGGCGCCTGGCGGCGCGCAACGAGGTGACCACGGCCACCCCGGCGGTCGGCCCAAGCCAAACGACCTCGGGGAGGGGCCCCGCGGCCCAGTTCGACCTCTCGTCGGGGGCTGCCACCGCCGTGGTGTTCCTCTCCATCGTGCTCTGCTTCATCCTGCTCTGCACCTACTGCCGCTGCGCCCGccagcgcgcgcgcgccggccgcgccgccgcgggattcccgaccgccgccttcctcctccgccccgccgacgccgcgtcCCTCCCCGTCGTGCCCTACGCCGGCGCCACGACGAAGGGGCAGGAGAGGGACTGCCCAGTCTGCCTCGAGGAATttggcgacgacgacggcgtcaAGGTCGTCccggcgtgcggccacgtcttCCACGCCGCCTGTATCGACCGGTGGCTCGGCGTGCGCAACTCCTGCCCCGTCTGTCGCTGCGCCGTCGTCTGCTactgcgccgccgctggcgacGGCCGGGACGCGTcggtggcggccggcgccggcgacggagacgacgACCAGGAGGTCGTCCTGGAGCGCGTGGTCGCGATGATCGAAGCGATAAGAGAGGAGCAGGCCGCCGCGAGGCGCGCGCAGGGgagtgccgccgccggtgggcgATGA